From a single Sparus aurata chromosome 13, fSpaAur1.1, whole genome shotgun sequence genomic region:
- the mybbp1a gene encoding myb-binding protein 1A-like protein isoform X1 — translation MSVEMVEVSVKAAVPVRPTGVLQQNRVFLDFFWDLAKPDQEVRLKAIEDLIKYLKTNNKADELEYTFKRLVDGLAHIREAARPGFSLALGQVLSAFEDVSLQSVLKRIKEKHNLQTVKKKLVRSALFGNLFGVLALHQSGRISTEPQVVLGCVQLLQSLSQHRQHLKDLPTKTMTDILNEISEEVFEEVLLSALQTDLASAFSTPEQLQLLLVALQRFPQTLKPKKLKKLLGSTTIINADNIPKLTEVMKMAAQSVKKERVLPTVVLDLLKLSLKEDSFQLFWNNAIINGMLKEQPGPAHYLSFRLLGSALPLLSIAQLKAVLSGEVITLYGEHVVSAQKPDRFKLAPEMDTYVSDFLQACQDPDKQLAVMVGFSSLTNQGYPVVPSVWRVVQHLQPAALQHYVEWLKKMFLQPELDKLLDFSTRKQKDNQEGKEQKENSIFRLRKWIVARLSSIIDNHQVKRQEDLIMDMARFVFFHAFFSAKKASADIPETMEKLSIPLDDRTRGVLINSFFGLLLSMHHLPQTEDSSEDAAINQKRPLGVTADGTMWIYQLVQYAQVLLSQPKHAQSSKPFSPEQRQAWDSMLESVSNLRKKAKKGPTAENTAFQQLFLLVGMHFFKAPEELLDIMKDLQSCVDKAQEKKAKKKKKKTAVTDQEEEPEWVEVMVDILLSLLSQPSRHIRQVCKTVFSSICPNVTAAALTAILDVLDPEKDEEDSAVVVTDDNKTQKKPDDEDDEDDEEMEDEKSDGSDDEDEDDKDKDEDDEDGDEDDEDGDDDEAMEEEEEAMEEGEVDQSFRLELMKVLQQQNALATEEDGSDDEDLDDEAMMELDKSLAALFSEQKKKTQAKKDEKTKIQKEKTLVRDFKIKVLDLVEVFVARQAGSPLVLGLVEPLLNIIDQGMSSDSDQQEQDFLRRAADIFRNQLCRSKVYCRTVGDRQGELHDLLDKLMTKTQKLSDSSVSLYYFSASLYVVKVLRGAPPAETKDDKAEATDLRFMGNVDVDRVSAVFREALSSFLSKRKSPLTTQMFTDLFNRFPVLCVNLLDAVTQHITSAVRVHQQGQACVLVLRAMQSRDVQQLLSGAPWTELCVKVTGQLAASLQQVGETESKVIKEKVLKTLELCQFLVKHVHQQKLSVDLEPLKKVLQSLTSMITFKKTGKLEDTYWAVMKHFGVMKPKVEKTKPDKNAEQQQVSKKKKGFLPETKKRKKRKNPVLEPAGEKPTSTDKPGADKGQGKKKHDKKTKQKRQADGATASQPSPAKKSKTLSENKQAKKKKKKPKQKKEGGGKM, via the exons ATGTCTGTAGAGATGGTGGAGGTCTCAGTGAAAGCAGCCGTTCCGGTCCGGCCGACCGGGGTTCTGCAGCAGAACCGCGTCTTTCTCGACTTCTTCTGGGACTTGGCTAAACCTGATCAGGAGGTTCGGTTGAAGGCGATAGAAGACCTCATCAAgtacctgaaaacaaacaacaag GCAGATGAGTTGGAATACACCTTTAAAAGGCTGGTGGATGGACTGGCTCACATCCGAGAGGCTGCCAGGCCTGGATTCAGCCTGGCACTAGGACAG gttttgagTGCCTTTGAAGACGTCTCTTTGCAGAGTGTACTCAAAAGAATCAAAGAAAAGCACAATTTGCAGACGGTGAAAAAG aAACTGGTCAGAAGTGCGTTGTTTGGAAACTTGTTTGGCGTCCTCGCCCTTCATCAGTCTGGCCGCATCTCTACA GAGCCGCAGGTGGTGCTGGGATGtgtgcagctcctccagagcctCAGCCAGCACAGACAACACCTGAAGGACCTGCCCACCAAGACCATGACAGACATCCTCAATGAG ATCTCAGAGGAGGTTTTTGAGGAGGTCCTTCTCAGTGCCCTGCAAACTGACCTGGCATCAGCCTTCAGTACGCCAGAGCAGctacagctgctgctggtggcgCTGCAGCGCTTCCCACAAACCCTCAAACCAAAGAAACTCAAGAAGCTGCTGGGCTCCACAACCATCATCAACGCAGACAACATTCCCAA ATTGACAGAGGTAATGAAGATGGCCGCCCAGTCAGTGAAGAAGGAGCGTGTCCTTCCAACGGTGGTCCTGGACCTCCTGAAGCTCTCTCTCAAGGAGGACAGCTTCCAGCTCTTCTGGAATAATGCCATCATCAATGGCATGTTGAAGGAGCAGCCGGGGCCAGCACA TTACCTGAGCTTCCGTCTGCTGGGAAGTGCCCTGCCTCTCCTGTCTATTGCCCAGCTGAAGGCGGTTTTGTCTGGAGAGGTGATAACGCTCTACGGGGAGCACGTGGTGTCTGCTCAG AAACCAGACCGCTTCAAACTGGCCCCAGAGATGGACACCTACGTGTCGGACTTCTTGCAGGCCTGCCAGGATCCCGACAAACAGCTGGCAGTGATGGTGGGCTTCTCCTCGCTAACCAACCAGGGCTACCCCGTGGTGCCGTCGGTGTGGAGGGTGGTGCAGcacctgcagcctgcagctctgcagcactACGTGGAGTGGCTGAAGAAGATGTTCCTGCAGCCTGAGCTGGACAAACTGCTGGACTTTAGCACTCGCAAACAGAAGGACAATCAGGAAGGAAAGGAACA GAAGGAGAACTCCATATTCCGCCTGAGGAAGTGGATTGTTGCTCGACTCTCCTCCATCATTGATAACCACCAAGTGAAGAGGCAGGAGGATCTCATCATGGACATGGCCAG GTTCGTCTTCTTCCACGCTTTCTTCAGTGCCAAGAAGGCTTCAGCCGACATCCCAGAGACGATGGAGAAGCTATCCATCCCACTGGATGATAGAACAAGAGGAGTGCTCATCAATTCTTTCTTTGG GCTCCTCCTGTCCATGCACCACCTGCCGCAGACAGAAGACTCTTCCGAAGACGCCGCCATCAACCAAAAGCGGCCGCTGGGTGTAACAGCTGATGGCACCATGTGGATCTACCAACTGGTCCAGTACGCCCAAGTCCTGCTTAGCCAGCCAAAACACGCCCAGAGCAGCAAGCCCTTCAGCCCTGAGCAGAGACAGGCCTGGGACAG TATGCTGGAGTCGGTGTCAAACCTGaggaaaaaggcaaagaaaggcCCTACTGCAGAAAACACAGCCTTCCAGCAGCTCTTCCTGTTGGTCGGCATGCACTTCTTCAAG GCccctgaagagctgctggacaTCATGAAGGACCTGCAGAGCTGTGTGGACAAAGCTCAGGAGAAGAAGgccaagaagaaaaagaagaaaacag CAGTCACagatcaggaggaggagcctgagtgggtggaggtgatggtggacATCTTGTTGTCCCTGCTGTCCCAGCCGAGCCGACATATCCGACAGGTCTGCAAAACGGTCTTCTCCTCCATCTGCCCCAACGTTACTGCCGCAGCCCTTACCGCCATCTTAGAT GTCCTGGACCCAGAGAAGGATGAAGAGGACAGCGCTGTGGTCGTCACTGATGACAACAAAACCCAGAAGAAACCAGATGACGAAGATGACGAAGATGATGAGGAGATGGAG GATGAAAAGTCTGACGGATCAGacgatgaggatgaggatgataaAGATAAGGacgaagatgatgaagatggggacgaagatgatgaagatggggACGACGATGAAGcaatggaggaggaagaggaggcgatggaggagggagaggtggacCAAAGTTTCCGTTTGGAGCTGATGAaggtcctgcagcagcagaacgCTCTG GCCACAGAGGAGGACGGCAGCGACGATGAAGATCTGGATGATGAAGCCATGATGGAGCTGGATAAGAGTCTGGCTGCACTGTTCTcagagcagaagaaaaagactCAGGCCAAGAAGGAcgaaaagacaaaaatacagaaagagAAGACGCTGGTCCGAGACTTTAAGATAAAG GTGTTGGACCTGGTCGAGGTGTTCGTGGCCCGGCAGGCTGGCAGTCCTCTTGTGCTGGGTTTGGTGGAGCCTCTGCTCAACATCATCGACCAAGGAATGAGCTCCGACAGCGACCAGCAGGAGCAGGACTTCCTCCGCCGAGCTGCAGACATCTTCAG gaacCAGCTGTGCAGGTCTAAGGTTTATTGCAGGACTGTTGGTGACAGACAGGGGGAGCTCCATGACCTGCTTGACAAACTCATGACTAAAACCCAGAAACTATCCGACTCCTCAGTCTCCCTCTACTACTTCAG TGCTTCTCTGTATGTGGTGAAAGTGCTGCGAGGAGCCCCACCTGCTGAGACCAAAGACGACAAGGCGGAAGCAACTGAC TTGAGGTTCATGGGAAACGTGGATGTGGATCGGGTCTCCGCTGTCTTCAGAGAGGCTCTGAGCTCCTTCCTGAGCAAGAGGAAGAGCCCTCTGACCACACAGATGTTCACAGACTTGTTCAACAGATTCCCG GTTTTGTGTGTGAACCTGTTGGATGCAGTGACACAGCACATCACATCTGCGGTCCGAGTGCACCAACAG ggCCAGGCATGCGTGCTGGTGTTGCGGGCGATGCAGAGCAGGGATGTTCAGCAGCTGCTGAGCGGCGCTCCGTGGACGGAGCTCTGTGTTAAGGTTACGGGTCAGCTGGCAGCG AGTCTTCAGCAGGTTGGTGAAACAGAAAGCAAGGTGATAAAGGAGAAGGTGTTGAAAACCCTGGAGCTCTGTCAGTTCCTTGTCAAGCATGTTCACCAGCAG AAGCTGTCTGTGGACCTGGAGCCCCTTAAGAAAGTCCTGCAGTCCCTCACCAGCATGATCACTTTCAAGAAGACCGGAAAGCTAGAGGACACTTACTGGGCCGTGATGAAACACTTCGGAGTCAT GAAACCCAAAGTTGAAAAGACGAAGCCTGACAAGAACGCTGAGCAACAGCAAGTttccaagaagaagaaaggttTTCTACCGGAAACCAAAAAGCGTAAAAAGCGCAAGAATCCTGTTTTAGAGCCAGCAGGAGAAAAGCCGACATCCACAGACAAACCGGGAGCAGACAAAGGACAAGgcaaaaagaaacatgacaaGAAGACAAAACAGAAACGACAGGCCGATGGCGCGACTGCTTCTCAGCCCAGCCCAGCCAAGAAAAGCAAGACACTGTCTGAGAACAAGCaggccaagaagaagaagaagaaacctaaacagaagaaagagggaggagggaaaatGTAA
- the mybbp1a gene encoding myb-binding protein 1A-like protein isoform X2 has translation MSVEMVEVSVKAAVPVRPTGVLQQNRVFLDFFWDLAKPDQEVRLKAIEDLIKYLKTNNKADELEYTFKRLVDGLAHIREAARPGFSLALGQVLSAFEDVSLQSVLKRIKEKHNLQTVKKKLVRSALFGNLFGVLALHQSGRISTEPQVVLGCVQLLQSLSQHRQHLKDLPTKTMTDILNEISEEVFEEVLLSALQTDLASAFSTPEQLQLLLVALQRFPQTLKPKKLKKLLGSTTIINADNIPKLTEVMKMAAQSVKKERVLPTVVLDLLKLSLKEDSFQLFWNNAIINGMLKEQPGPAHYLSFRLLGSALPLLSIAQLKAVLSGEVITLYGEHVVSAQKPDRFKLAPEMDTYVSDFLQACQDPDKQLAVMVGFSSLTNQGYPVVPSVWRVVQHLQPAALQHYVEWLKKMFLQPELDKLLDFSTRKQKDNQEGKEQKENSIFRLRKWIVARLSSIIDNHQVKRQEDLIMDMARFVFFHAFFSAKKASADIPETMEKLSIPLDDRTRGVLINSFFGLLLSMHHLPQTEDSSEDAAINQKRPLGVTADGTMWIYQLVQYAQVLLSQPKHAQSSKPFSPEQRQAWDSMLESVSNLRKKAKKGPTAENTAFQQLFLLVGMHFFKAPEELLDIMKDLQSCVDKAQEKKAKKKKKKTVTDQEEEPEWVEVMVDILLSLLSQPSRHIRQVCKTVFSSICPNVTAAALTAILDVLDPEKDEEDSAVVVTDDNKTQKKPDDEDDEDDEEMEDEKSDGSDDEDEDDKDKDEDDEDGDEDDEDGDDDEAMEEEEEAMEEGEVDQSFRLELMKVLQQQNALATEEDGSDDEDLDDEAMMELDKSLAALFSEQKKKTQAKKDEKTKIQKEKTLVRDFKIKVLDLVEVFVARQAGSPLVLGLVEPLLNIIDQGMSSDSDQQEQDFLRRAADIFRNQLCRSKVYCRTVGDRQGELHDLLDKLMTKTQKLSDSSVSLYYFSASLYVVKVLRGAPPAETKDDKAEATDLRFMGNVDVDRVSAVFREALSSFLSKRKSPLTTQMFTDLFNRFPVLCVNLLDAVTQHITSAVRVHQQGQACVLVLRAMQSRDVQQLLSGAPWTELCVKVTGQLAASLQQVGETESKVIKEKVLKTLELCQFLVKHVHQQKLSVDLEPLKKVLQSLTSMITFKKTGKLEDTYWAVMKHFGVMKPKVEKTKPDKNAEQQQVSKKKKGFLPETKKRKKRKNPVLEPAGEKPTSTDKPGADKGQGKKKHDKKTKQKRQADGATASQPSPAKKSKTLSENKQAKKKKKKPKQKKEGGGKM, from the exons ATGTCTGTAGAGATGGTGGAGGTCTCAGTGAAAGCAGCCGTTCCGGTCCGGCCGACCGGGGTTCTGCAGCAGAACCGCGTCTTTCTCGACTTCTTCTGGGACTTGGCTAAACCTGATCAGGAGGTTCGGTTGAAGGCGATAGAAGACCTCATCAAgtacctgaaaacaaacaacaag GCAGATGAGTTGGAATACACCTTTAAAAGGCTGGTGGATGGACTGGCTCACATCCGAGAGGCTGCCAGGCCTGGATTCAGCCTGGCACTAGGACAG gttttgagTGCCTTTGAAGACGTCTCTTTGCAGAGTGTACTCAAAAGAATCAAAGAAAAGCACAATTTGCAGACGGTGAAAAAG aAACTGGTCAGAAGTGCGTTGTTTGGAAACTTGTTTGGCGTCCTCGCCCTTCATCAGTCTGGCCGCATCTCTACA GAGCCGCAGGTGGTGCTGGGATGtgtgcagctcctccagagcctCAGCCAGCACAGACAACACCTGAAGGACCTGCCCACCAAGACCATGACAGACATCCTCAATGAG ATCTCAGAGGAGGTTTTTGAGGAGGTCCTTCTCAGTGCCCTGCAAACTGACCTGGCATCAGCCTTCAGTACGCCAGAGCAGctacagctgctgctggtggcgCTGCAGCGCTTCCCACAAACCCTCAAACCAAAGAAACTCAAGAAGCTGCTGGGCTCCACAACCATCATCAACGCAGACAACATTCCCAA ATTGACAGAGGTAATGAAGATGGCCGCCCAGTCAGTGAAGAAGGAGCGTGTCCTTCCAACGGTGGTCCTGGACCTCCTGAAGCTCTCTCTCAAGGAGGACAGCTTCCAGCTCTTCTGGAATAATGCCATCATCAATGGCATGTTGAAGGAGCAGCCGGGGCCAGCACA TTACCTGAGCTTCCGTCTGCTGGGAAGTGCCCTGCCTCTCCTGTCTATTGCCCAGCTGAAGGCGGTTTTGTCTGGAGAGGTGATAACGCTCTACGGGGAGCACGTGGTGTCTGCTCAG AAACCAGACCGCTTCAAACTGGCCCCAGAGATGGACACCTACGTGTCGGACTTCTTGCAGGCCTGCCAGGATCCCGACAAACAGCTGGCAGTGATGGTGGGCTTCTCCTCGCTAACCAACCAGGGCTACCCCGTGGTGCCGTCGGTGTGGAGGGTGGTGCAGcacctgcagcctgcagctctgcagcactACGTGGAGTGGCTGAAGAAGATGTTCCTGCAGCCTGAGCTGGACAAACTGCTGGACTTTAGCACTCGCAAACAGAAGGACAATCAGGAAGGAAAGGAACA GAAGGAGAACTCCATATTCCGCCTGAGGAAGTGGATTGTTGCTCGACTCTCCTCCATCATTGATAACCACCAAGTGAAGAGGCAGGAGGATCTCATCATGGACATGGCCAG GTTCGTCTTCTTCCACGCTTTCTTCAGTGCCAAGAAGGCTTCAGCCGACATCCCAGAGACGATGGAGAAGCTATCCATCCCACTGGATGATAGAACAAGAGGAGTGCTCATCAATTCTTTCTTTGG GCTCCTCCTGTCCATGCACCACCTGCCGCAGACAGAAGACTCTTCCGAAGACGCCGCCATCAACCAAAAGCGGCCGCTGGGTGTAACAGCTGATGGCACCATGTGGATCTACCAACTGGTCCAGTACGCCCAAGTCCTGCTTAGCCAGCCAAAACACGCCCAGAGCAGCAAGCCCTTCAGCCCTGAGCAGAGACAGGCCTGGGACAG TATGCTGGAGTCGGTGTCAAACCTGaggaaaaaggcaaagaaaggcCCTACTGCAGAAAACACAGCCTTCCAGCAGCTCTTCCTGTTGGTCGGCATGCACTTCTTCAAG GCccctgaagagctgctggacaTCATGAAGGACCTGCAGAGCTGTGTGGACAAAGCTCAGGAGAAGAAGgccaagaagaaaaagaagaaaacag TCACagatcaggaggaggagcctgagtgggtggaggtgatggtggacATCTTGTTGTCCCTGCTGTCCCAGCCGAGCCGACATATCCGACAGGTCTGCAAAACGGTCTTCTCCTCCATCTGCCCCAACGTTACTGCCGCAGCCCTTACCGCCATCTTAGAT GTCCTGGACCCAGAGAAGGATGAAGAGGACAGCGCTGTGGTCGTCACTGATGACAACAAAACCCAGAAGAAACCAGATGACGAAGATGACGAAGATGATGAGGAGATGGAG GATGAAAAGTCTGACGGATCAGacgatgaggatgaggatgataaAGATAAGGacgaagatgatgaagatggggacgaagatgatgaagatggggACGACGATGAAGcaatggaggaggaagaggaggcgatggaggagggagaggtggacCAAAGTTTCCGTTTGGAGCTGATGAaggtcctgcagcagcagaacgCTCTG GCCACAGAGGAGGACGGCAGCGACGATGAAGATCTGGATGATGAAGCCATGATGGAGCTGGATAAGAGTCTGGCTGCACTGTTCTcagagcagaagaaaaagactCAGGCCAAGAAGGAcgaaaagacaaaaatacagaaagagAAGACGCTGGTCCGAGACTTTAAGATAAAG GTGTTGGACCTGGTCGAGGTGTTCGTGGCCCGGCAGGCTGGCAGTCCTCTTGTGCTGGGTTTGGTGGAGCCTCTGCTCAACATCATCGACCAAGGAATGAGCTCCGACAGCGACCAGCAGGAGCAGGACTTCCTCCGCCGAGCTGCAGACATCTTCAG gaacCAGCTGTGCAGGTCTAAGGTTTATTGCAGGACTGTTGGTGACAGACAGGGGGAGCTCCATGACCTGCTTGACAAACTCATGACTAAAACCCAGAAACTATCCGACTCCTCAGTCTCCCTCTACTACTTCAG TGCTTCTCTGTATGTGGTGAAAGTGCTGCGAGGAGCCCCACCTGCTGAGACCAAAGACGACAAGGCGGAAGCAACTGAC TTGAGGTTCATGGGAAACGTGGATGTGGATCGGGTCTCCGCTGTCTTCAGAGAGGCTCTGAGCTCCTTCCTGAGCAAGAGGAAGAGCCCTCTGACCACACAGATGTTCACAGACTTGTTCAACAGATTCCCG GTTTTGTGTGTGAACCTGTTGGATGCAGTGACACAGCACATCACATCTGCGGTCCGAGTGCACCAACAG ggCCAGGCATGCGTGCTGGTGTTGCGGGCGATGCAGAGCAGGGATGTTCAGCAGCTGCTGAGCGGCGCTCCGTGGACGGAGCTCTGTGTTAAGGTTACGGGTCAGCTGGCAGCG AGTCTTCAGCAGGTTGGTGAAACAGAAAGCAAGGTGATAAAGGAGAAGGTGTTGAAAACCCTGGAGCTCTGTCAGTTCCTTGTCAAGCATGTTCACCAGCAG AAGCTGTCTGTGGACCTGGAGCCCCTTAAGAAAGTCCTGCAGTCCCTCACCAGCATGATCACTTTCAAGAAGACCGGAAAGCTAGAGGACACTTACTGGGCCGTGATGAAACACTTCGGAGTCAT GAAACCCAAAGTTGAAAAGACGAAGCCTGACAAGAACGCTGAGCAACAGCAAGTttccaagaagaagaaaggttTTCTACCGGAAACCAAAAAGCGTAAAAAGCGCAAGAATCCTGTTTTAGAGCCAGCAGGAGAAAAGCCGACATCCACAGACAAACCGGGAGCAGACAAAGGACAAGgcaaaaagaaacatgacaaGAAGACAAAACAGAAACGACAGGCCGATGGCGCGACTGCTTCTCAGCCCAGCCCAGCCAAGAAAAGCAAGACACTGTCTGAGAACAAGCaggccaagaagaagaagaagaaacctaaacagaagaaagagggaggagggaaaatGTAA
- the LOC115594832 gene encoding uncharacterized protein C11orf87 homolog: MDRMTARTSEAAGLSVPVRRCHGLLEANNGTCAEQLSIFPPFSSTLALLVLVAVLVGIVLVSLATFHFHKRKLRNRKIQRAQEEYERDSRNPARGGGGEPVRPCVIVRPVRCEETKLSCQSAESRDVPEAAEDTQTVPLDC, encoded by the coding sequence ATGGACCGGATGACAGCCAGAACCTCCGAGGCCGCGGGGTTGTCGGTGCCGGTGCGCCGCTGCCACGGGCTCCTCGAGGCCAACAACGGCACCTGCGCGGAACAGCTCAGCATCTTCCCCCCGTTCTCCTCCACGCTCGCGCTCCTCGTTCTGGTGGCCGTGCTCGTGGGGATCGTCCTCGTTTCCCTGGCAACCTTCCACTTCCACAAGAGGAAGCTCCGGAACAGGAAGATCCAGCGCGCGCAGGAGGAATACGAGCGCGACAGTCGCAACCCGGCGCGCGGCGGCGGGGGAGAGCCCGTGAGGCCGTGCGTCATCGTCCGGCCGGTGAGATGTGAGGAGACCAAGCTGTCCTGCCAGAGCGCGGAGAGCAGGGACGTCCCCGAGGCGGCGGAGGACACCCAGACGGTTCCTCTTGACTGTTAA